A stretch of DNA from Methanoplanus endosymbiosus:
GTTAAAAATCAAAGAATTGGTTTTTATTAATTAATATTTACTAGATTTGGATTGTATTTTTTAAAATTTATATTGAGTATTATTAGGAATGCTTATATCCGGAGATATGTTAATGTACGATTGTCCCATGCGGGGACGTGCAGTAGTGAATATCATCAATTTCCGGCGGGTAATAATCCGTCGTTGTTCAGTGAAAGTAATGCATTGCACTTATAGGGTATAGGAGGAAAAAATATGGCAAAATATTCCGACACAATTGATCTTTATTCAGATGATGGTAAACTTCTGAAGAGTGGTGTTGAGCTAAATAAGATAAGTCCGCTTGTAAATCCGGCAACTCTTAAGCTCATCGACCAGACAAAGAGAAACATCGCTGTAAACCTTGGCGGTATCGAAAAAGCTCTTAAAACCGGTAAACTCGGAAAGGGCGGCAAGATTCTCGGACGTGAACTTGATCTTCCAATTATGGAGAACAAGGAAGCAGTTGTTGCAAAAATCCAGGAATACGTAGGTGTTGAAGGCGAAGATGCAACAATCCGCGAATTCAAGGGCGGAAACCTGCTTCTTGTTGAAGTACCAAAGGCACGCCTGAATGCAGCATCCACATATGATGCAGCAATCACATCAGTTGCAGCAGCAACAACATACGCAATTGTCGATGAATTCGGCGTTGATATGTTTGATGCATCAACTGTAAAGGCAGCAACATTCGGTGCATACCCACATACCATGGATATGGAAGGTGCACTTGTATCATCAGTTCTTGCAGTTCCGCAGAACAATGAAGGTCTTGGTTTCTCACTCCGTAACATCGGTGTTAACCACTACGTTATGATGACAGGAAGAAATGCAATGCAGGGTGCAGCACTTGCAGCAACCCTTGAGACAGCAGGAGAGTTCGAGATGGGCGGTGCAATCGGTCCGTTCGAGCGCCACATGCTTCTCCAGTACGCATACCAGGGTCTTAACGCAAACAACCTTGTATATGATCTCGTAAAGGAGAACGGCCAGACAGGAACAGTCGGAACTGTTGTCCAGTCACTTGTCGAGAAGGCAATTGAGGACAAAGTAATCGTCCCAGGAAAGAAGGGCGGATACTTCCAGTTCTACGACACAAAGGATCCAATGCTGTGGAATGCATACGCAGCAGCAGGTACACTTGCAGCAACCATGGTCAACTGTGGTGCAGGACGTTTCGCACAGGCAGTTTCATCAACACTGCTCTACTTCAACGATCTGCTTGAGCACGAGACCGGCCTTCCATCAACTGATTTCGGTCGTGTAATGGGTACAGCTGTCGGTTTCTCATTCTTCAGCCACTCAATCTACGGTGGTGGAGGTCCAGGTATCTTCAATGGAAACCACGTTGTCACACGCCACGCAAACGGCTGTGCAATTCCATGTGTAGTTGCAGCATGTGCACTTGATGCAGGTACACAGATGTTCACTCCAGAGGGAACATCAGCAGTTATGGGCGAAACATACGGTCAGATCCCTGAGTTCAACAAACCAATGGATCAGATCGCAAACGGAGTCTGAATAGATCACATTTAGGTTTGGAATGACTAAAAGCCAAAAAGTATATCCACAATGCAGGGTAGTCCCTCTCCGCATGCTGTCACCTGAAACTGCTGAAATCTTTCTTGATAAGGTGGTTAAGGTTGAAGGGAT
This window harbors:
- the mcrB gene encoding coenzyme-B sulfoethylthiotransferase subunit beta; amino-acid sequence: MAKYSDTIDLYSDDGKLLKSGVELNKISPLVNPATLKLIDQTKRNIAVNLGGIEKALKTGKLGKGGKILGRELDLPIMENKEAVVAKIQEYVGVEGEDATIREFKGGNLLLVEVPKARLNAASTYDAAITSVAAATTYAIVDEFGVDMFDASTVKAATFGAYPHTMDMEGALVSSVLAVPQNNEGLGFSLRNIGVNHYVMMTGRNAMQGAALAATLETAGEFEMGGAIGPFERHMLLQYAYQGLNANNLVYDLVKENGQTGTVGTVVQSLVEKAIEDKVIVPGKKGGYFQFYDTKDPMLWNAYAAAGTLAATMVNCGAGRFAQAVSSTLLYFNDLLEHETGLPSTDFGRVMGTAVGFSFFSHSIYGGGGPGIFNGNHVVTRHANGCAIPCVVAACALDAGTQMFTPEGTSAVMGETYGQIPEFNKPMDQIANGV